One part of the Lotus japonicus ecotype B-129 chromosome 2, LjGifu_v1.2 genome encodes these proteins:
- the LOC130738322 gene encoding pentatricopeptide repeat-containing protein At1g12300, mitochondrial-like, which translates to MRRSIPPMSPLLKFRSFPFLSHSHSHSRFHSSFQNADDAVSHFNRMLQMQPTPSIIEFNKILTSLVKTKKHYPTAISLSHQMELKGIAPNIVTLSILINCYCNLGRITSAFSVLANILKRGFQPDTITFTTLIKGLCLRGNVHRALQFHDEVLAKGFQLNQVTYGTLINGLCKIGETSAALELLRRIQGRGIKPDVVMYSIIIDSLCKDKLVSDACNLYSEMIVKGISPDVVTYNALIYGFCIVGQLKQAIGLLDEMVLKNIDPDVYTYNILVDALGKEGKVREAKNMLAVMIKQGVKPDVVTYSSLMDGYCLVNEVNKAQDVFNAMAQRGVTPNVQSYSIMINGLCKIKMVDGALNLLAEMDSKKIIPDIVTYNSLIDGLCKSGRVSHAWKLLDQMHVRGQPANIITYSSLLDALCKSHHVDQAIALIKKIKDLGIQPDVWTYNILLGGLCEGGRLKDAQEIFQDLLRKGYHLTVQTYTIMINGLCKEGLFDKALALLSKMEDEGCIPDAITFEIIIQSLFKKGENDKAEKLLREMIARDLL; encoded by the coding sequence ATGCGGCGCTCCATTCCTCCAATGTCGCCATTGTTAAAGTTCAGGAGCTTTCCGTTTctttctcactctcactctcactctcgctTTCATTCTTCCTTTCAGAATGCTGATGATGCCGTCTCACACTTCAACCGCATGCTCCAAATGCAACCTACCCCTTCCATCATCGAATTCAACAAGATTTTAACTTCTCTTGTTAAGACCAAGAAGCATTACCCCACCGCCATTTCACTTTCTCACCAAATGGAACTTAAGGGAATTGCGCCAAACATTGTTACTCTCAGCATCTTGATCAATTGTTACTGCAATCTAGGTCGAATCACCTCCGCATTTTCTGTATTGGCCAACATTCTCAAGAGAGGTTTTCAGCCTGATACCATCACCTTCACTACTCTTATCAAAGGTCTCTGTCTTCGCGGCAATGTTCACAGAGCTCTGCAATTTCATGATGAGGTGCTGGCAAAGGGATTTCAGTTGAACCAAGTCACTTACGGGACCTTGATCAATGGCCTATGTAAAATAGGGGAAACAAGTGCTGCTTTGGAGTTGCTTAGGCGGATTCAAGGGCGAGGGATTAAACCTGATGTGGTAATGTACAGCATCATCATTGATAGCCTGTGTAAAGATAAACTTGTAAGTGATGCTTGCAATTTATATTCTGAAATGATTGTCAAGGGAATATCTCCTGATGTTGTCACGTACAATGCTTTAATATATGGCTTTTGCATTGTTGGTCAATTGAAACAAGCAATTGGGTTGCTAGATGAAATGGTATTGAAAAACATAGACCCAGATGTTTATACTTATAATATATTGGTCGATGCTTTAGGTAAGGAAGGGAAGGTGAGAGAAGCTAAGAACATGTTAGCTGTGATGATTAAACAAGGTGTGAAACCTGATGTTGTTACTTATAGTTCCTTGATGGATGGGTATTGCCTAGTTAATGAAGTGAATAAAGCCCAAGATGTATTCAATGCTATGGCTCAGAGGGGAGTGACTCCTAATGTTCAGAGCTACAGTATTATGATCAACGGATTATGTAAGATTAAAATGGTGGATGGAGCGCTAAATCTCCTTGCAGAAATGGATTCCAAAAAGATTATTCCTGATATAGTGACTTACAATTCTCTTATTGATGGTTTATGCAAATCGGGGAGAGTCTCTCATGCTTGGAAGCTTCTTGATCAGATGCATGTTAGAGGTCAACCAGCCAATATAATCACCTACAGTTCTTTATTGGACGCTTTATGCAAAAGCCATCATGTTGACCAAGCAATTGCACTAATCAAGAAAATTAAAGACCTGGGTATTCAGCCTGATGTGTGGACGTACAATATACTTCTGGGTGGACTGTGCGAAGGTGGAAGATTGAAGGATGCACAAGAGATTTTTCAGGATCTTTTGAGAAAAGGCTATCATCTAACTGTCCAAACATATACTATTATGATCAATGGGCTTTGTAAAGAAGGCTTGTTTGATAAAGCGTTGGCCTTATTGTCAAAAATGGAAGATGAGGGCTGTATTCCTGATGCTAtaacttttgaaataattattcaGTCACTCTTTAAGAAAGGTGAGAATGACAAGGCAGAGAAACTTCTTCGTGAAATGATTGCTAGAGACTTATTGTAA